The DNA region TTTCTTTTCATGTGAGTACACCACAAGAGGATGTCAATAATCAATACATATAAGTTATTCCCCCAAAAGGTGGCAGTATGACCTAAATCAATTACCTAAACTTGTACTGGGTGTGGGGTGAGCCCAGGCAAAGTATTGAACTTTAAACTGATCACCAAAATACAACAGAACAAACATTTAAACTAATAAAATGTATTTAGGTTTTTATTCATTTACAGTGGCCAGATGGTCTGGTCCAAGGCCACAGACTTAGCTTCAATATCAAATTAATACAGAGAGAGATTTATTTTTCCAATAATTTTATTTGACAGTTAAAAATAAGGTTGAAAATTAAATCTTATAAATGTACACGTCACTTGTAAAACAAGTCGTAGGCATATTTAATTATCAGAAATCTCCTAATAAATCACTTATTTTTCAAAATGACTAAATATACAGATCTTTTATACGGCTATATCCTCATTGATGACTTCATGACATCAAAAGCGCAATTAGCATGTATCTGCTTTGAGCTGTTGAGGAAGGGGGTGCCTCTCGATTCACCCCGGGGGAAAACGCTTCATTAAAATGCAATGGCTTCTTAGGATCTGAGGTTCGAGAGGAAAACAAAGCAGTCTACATTGTGTCCTTTTGTAGTCCACAAAATAACTAAAATAAATATCTGTGGCCATATGGCTTTTTACCTGCTTGCTTAAGTCCACTGTATAACGGAGTCCACCGGTGTACCATAACTAATACCATGACTATGGACACTACAGAAAGACACAAATGAAACTCCTGACCTGAACTCCAAATGATCAAACGTGTATtaggcatacagtacatacaaatATACTTGCACGTTCTTACTAAAACCCGAAAAAAACATAGTGTCTGATTAATTGTCTGCATAAGGGATCATATTCCTAGACAGTTGTTGAAAATGTCCAACTGCAGTGATGGGAGGTTCACAGGTCTCAGAAAAAACAACAAAGAAGTCTCTTTATTCCGCTCTCTCCTGCTCCCCTGGCCTGGATCGAACCACGGCCCTTGTGTGATGTCAATGCTCTGCGGTATCAGATTTGTCCTTACTGGCAATATCGAGCAGATCCCTCACATTGATTACAGTGAGGTTTATAATTTTTATGCCGTCTCGCGTAGGGATTTGTACCTTGATGTTAAACCGGCGTATCTTGATACAGCTCTCATACGACTACAAAATTACCATAGTTGAAGCCAACATTTGAGACACATTCTGAGAGAAGTGTAACGACCCAGCTAACAGAACATGGGCCgagattttattattttttttacaaagagGCTCTATTGCAAAGGTAGGTCTTATGAGCCCCAAATGATGTGCTAACCTCAGAGGCCGAGCCAATTCACAGAAAGTACATGATTATCATAGTGAGGTCATGCCATTAAAAGAAAGATGTTGCTACTTGAAAACACTTTTCTAGAAGGGACAACATTTCAAACCGAGACAAAAGCAATATGAAACTCTGGACAAGGTCAAAGAAAGTTGATTGTTCAATGACAAAGCAATCTGAACATAGCAGGCTCCTACGTGAAGTTCTGCATTTGAGAACCTTTACAATAGTCATAGCTAATGCTACGGTACACATGAAATATGGGAAGAATCAAGGTCTTAGTCTGTATTGCACATAAATACATTGTAAGTTGAGAGAAATGCATATTCAAGTTTGCATAAAATGTTCAATACATTCCCAGCACAGTATGAATCAACTGTTGAAGCTAAAATGGATGAAGTTCAAATGATGCCTACgcagacaaaaaaatctaaaatgatAGCGTAACCACGATGACAATAGCATGGTACAGGTCTTTCCATCTCCAGCTTAACCGTCCACCAACAAGTATGGTGtcctatgttgttgtttttttaggcCACATTAAGGCTCGAGGGGAATTGAACTTCACTACCGCCTGGTTTGCTTCTTCGCGATCTGGCCGGCAGTCAAATGAGTGAGCAGCAGCAGTTTGTCGGGAACCCTCCTGCAAAGACACCCTCGCCCCTCTATCATCCCTACAGAGCAGTTAAAAGAGAAGATACTTCTAACCCCTCATACAGGGTCAGATAGTTTTCATCCccccctaatggttaaggttaggattaggggtcTGGTGGTTAAGGGAAACAACTCCTACCCTCTTGCCATCCCCATGGCAGCCCAGGCTCAGAGGCATATTGGGGCAGCTACTGCTCAGAGTCAGCTTGGCCTGGCTTTTGTTTGTGTGGGAGGAAGGGGATGGATTACGGTCTGCGTGCTGAATGGACTAAGCTCTGGTCAGCTAACTTTACGCTGGGTCGGCTGGCTGGGGCTCAGAATCCGCATCGACAGCCGGATACAAGGGGATCCAAAATTAGCTTGACCACCCTGCTCGTGAGGACTATAGGTCCGTCTAGTTAGCTTGACCACCCTGCTCGTGAGGACTATAGGTCCATCTAGTTAGCTTGACCACCCTGCTCGTGAGGACTATAGGTCCATCTAGTTAGCTTGACCACCCTGCTCGTGAGGACTATAGGTCCATCTAGTTAGCTTGACCACCCTGCTCGTGAGGACTATAGGTCCGTCTAGTGAAGCCTCAGGTTATGGGGGGGCAAAGTGcttcgagggagagagagagatggaaaagcaAAAAGGCCAATGTGAAGGATAAAGGAGCACCTCAGGGGCAGTGAGGTGCCACCTGAGAAAGGCAAGCACATGTTGTACAATTCCATGAGTGTACAAGACGTCGGGAACACCTGCTGTTTCTgtgagactgaccaggtgaacgctatgatcccaTATTTAcggcacttgttaaatccacttcaacgtcagtgtagatgaaaaggGAGGAGGCTGGTTAAAAGAAGGATTTTTTTCTTAAGCCTCGAGAcaaatgagacatggattgtgtatgtgtgcaattcAGAAGGTGAATGTACAAGACAAACAATTTTAagcgcctttgaacggggtatggtagtaggtgccaggcgctccggtttgagtgtgtcaagaactgcgacGCTGGCTAggtttttccacgctcaacagtttcctgtgtgtatcattggagtcaacatgggccagcattcctgtggaacgctttgaaCAACTTGTAGAGGACATGCCCCGACGAATTTAGGCtgcaaaggggggtgcaactaaatattaggaaggtgttcctaatgttttgtacactcggtgtatatTAAAAACAGAGGCATACTCCAATCATCTTCACTATAGCTTCACATTTCACCTCAGGATTGTTATGTGGCACAGCATGAGGGCTGGGCTCTAATCATAGTCACTCTACAGtacatacaacaacaacaacaaaaaacaggtgAGGGGGACAATATGTGGAAAACAGCCATGAAAACACCACAGTAAATTTGAACTTCAACAACTGACAAGACAAACGATCGGAAAAGGCAGCAGTATActtaggattttttttttttatagatcTATGAAAAGATTATTCCTGATTCTAGAGAAAGAAAGCTTTAGCAGTAAAACTAGAGTTTTCCCCCTaggattttgttttgttttcttccTTGAAGGCACACAAACTACTACGCAAATATAATCAAGTGTGCAAAAAAAGCTTATTAAAAGAATTTGAATGAGAAAAATAGTTTGTATTTCACTTGATGGTGGATCAAGGTAGGAATCTATGACGGGGGGAGGGGATGTGCTTTACAACCGATCCAAATTACTCTGCCATTTATATTGGCACTTAGTTACCGTTAGTGCAGACGCAGACCCCTTGCAAATGCCATGCAGTTCACACCTGCAGTGTCTCACATCTGAGTTGGGAGGGCAATTCTGCTGTGATTTGGGTCATTTTTGcaaggggagggagggtagaggtctCAGTGGACAGTGTGACTCCAGAGTTAGTGTGGTGAGTGACACAGAACACCCTTCTCAGAGTGAGAGGTCTGGTCTGGCTAGATCAATCAAATCGACCAACCCTCCCACAGTGAAGTCACGCATTCAAAAATATTTCACACTCTTTAATGGTAGACATTGAAAAGCAGCACTTTGGAGTCTCTCCCTTCTGTTATTCATCTCTTATAATTCCCCagatcacctctctgttttaAAGAGCAGTGGTAAAGCCATTATCTGGGGTTCCTCGTATCCAGTCCGGTCTCTCCATCacccctcctcttcacccctactCACCTGGGACCTAGTTAATGGGGGCTTGCGGGTTGACGATGACCTGGATGACAAAGTCCTTCTGGATCTTGGTGTCCTGCAGGCGGGTCTTGTCCGTGAGCAGCTTGCCCGAGAAGAACCAGCGCTGGTGGGCCGTGTCGATGTCCTCCTGGGCCTGCAGCTGCTTCTTCAGCTGCCCGATGGGGTCGGCCATGCTGGCGCTAAGGCGCAGGTCCTTGCCCGTGGAAAGGCGCACCTTGAGCTGGAACTCCTTCTTGGGGGCAGCGGTGGGCTCGGGGTTGTCACTGGGGTCCTCGTCGCTGCGCTCGGAGATCAGGTTGACCGGAGGGGCCAGGCAGTAAACGGGCAGCTGGTAGCAGCTACCTAGCTCGTCATAACACTCCGTCAGGGACCCTGGAACACACAAAGGAAAAACATGTTTGGGTtgttaaatgtgttatttcacaacTGCACAGACAGTTGTCTTGACTCAAGCATGAATCAAAGAAACAGATTTTATTATCAGGTTGATAGTTGTCCAATCAGAGCATGGTGTAATATCGTCATTGTTCCAAACCAAATGTACCGACAGCCTATTCAGGTTTCATAATGTGCCCCCGGGGATGATAGCTTCCCCCATAACACAGTTCTGCAGTGTAATGCTGGCTCCTTCACCATGGCATGAACCAGGTCTCGTCTGTCTGTGGTCCTCACCGTGAGGCAGTGTGATGCTGGCTCCATCCACTATGGCCTGGGCCAGCTCGTGGTCGTTGCACTCCAGGGCCACAGTGGCCGCCTTCAGGGCGTCCCATATCTCCTTGCGTCCCTCGAAGGCCGGCGCCGTGTCCCAGAACTCATCCCTCTTACTGCGGAGCTGGCCCTCCGTCATGGGGTAGTCACTCTTCCACTTGGGCTTGTCCTTCTTGAGGGGCTCATTGCGACCTGCGGGGAGGAATCAACAGATGTTTTTTTGTAGTATCAACCTATAGACTATGTGCCACAATATTGTTACACAGCTTGCATTGAAACAAGTACGGTTTTAGTCACGATATGGTACAGGAACAATATGAAAATCTGCATAGTGCCCAACCCTAGTGCCGATACCCATTATAGCCTATACATTACCAGGGTTCGTTCTGAATCAAAAGTGGCTTAGGTGGTGGGCGTGGCAGGGGGCACGGCTAAATGTTCACACAGCCATGGCTAATGCAGTGTTGTTTGCTCAAACAATCTATTCACCTTGACTGTTtagcttttattttggtgattgtaACATGCTCACCACACCTCTCGCGATACTTCGCGGGAGTTCCAAATAAATTGACACATTATGTTATTCAATAATTTAATCCAAACCCCTCAACGAGCGTCTGGGCACTAAAATAGAAGTTGGTTCTATTTTTTATGCTTGAcgcgctgcaagtcccgcctctcccatctcctcattggtttttaggagcatatatccATGAGGGTGATTGAAagctgaactgaggtccacacaccagtccagtttatggtggtaatgcaccttaaaaagttggttgccaaccgccataaaGTCCACAGCAAaagaagactgaaggaggagagattactagaaactaacAAGGTTTAcctttttatctgtggattaattgtcagagtagaggaccttgtgcatttcaggtaaaataacagcccaatgtttatatcccaggacaaattagctaccaAGAGCAAGCTAGTTAGCTAAATTGCCATGAGTGGTTTCATGCATTTCAACCtgtcccaaattaatatagtttgTTCAGAGTTTgctttgatatttcaacctacGTATCCTGATGGCGTCTGGTGTGGCTGGACAAAATCACAATACGTGCCATGGTGCACTCGCGTGCCCAGTCTAATCAGCATGTTAATTCTCAAATATTAGAATAAAAATATATAGATGATCTTTTCTACAT from Oncorhynchus nerka isolate Pitt River linkage group LG16, Oner_Uvic_2.0, whole genome shotgun sequence includes:
- the LOC115144017 gene encoding ubiquitin domain-containing protein 1 isoform X1; translation: MGGCVGREREDTQGHGSSRSGGRTHRKRGGRNEPLKKDKPKWKSDYPMTEGQLRSKRDEFWDTAPAFEGRKEIWDALKAATVALECNDHELAQAIVDGASITLPHGSLTECYDELGSCYQLPVYCLAPPVNLISERSDEDPSDNPEPTAAPKKEFQLKVRLSTGKDLRLSASMADPIGQLKKQLQAQEDIDTAHQRWFFSGKLLTDKTRLQDTKIQKDFVIQVIVNPQAPIN
- the LOC115144017 gene encoding ubiquitin domain-containing protein 1 isoform X2, encoding MKIPRSLCRNEPLKKDKPKWKSDYPMTEGQLRSKRDEFWDTAPAFEGRKEIWDALKAATVALECNDHELAQAIVDGASITLPHGSLTECYDELGSCYQLPVYCLAPPVNLISERSDEDPSDNPEPTAAPKKEFQLKVRLSTGKDLRLSASMADPIGQLKKQLQAQEDIDTAHQRWFFSGKLLTDKTRLQDTKIQKDFVIQVIVNPQAPIN